In one Brassica oleracea var. oleracea cultivar TO1000 chromosome C9, BOL, whole genome shotgun sequence genomic region, the following are encoded:
- the LOC106317392 gene encoding uncharacterized protein LOC106317392 — MSLSEATMELRSVTAKLEATVKTEHGAGPEHGRRLGRLFMVARRFDCDSCDGEKRRLRSFWKWIHGVVRAWLIPVTARTKKNKTNRACRGEASRDEASRSQATTNPFSRPQGPFAEESWSRPCVKRVAAGERVSRALIASDEWSRPVRSQSTTNPFFRPQGPFAEESWSRPGVNETTREFRRPSSREEMGRSRVSSK; from the exons ATGAGTCTCTCGGAAGCGACGATGGAGCTTCGATCCGTGACGGCGAAGCTTGAGGCCACGGTGAAGACTGAGCACGGCGCAGGACCAGAGCACGGACGGAGACTTGGAAGGTTGTTCATGGTGGCTCGGAGATTTGATTGTGATAGCTGCGATGGAGAGAAGCGACGGCTTCGGAGCTTCTGGAAGTGGATTCACGGCGTGGTTAGAGCTTGGCTGATTCCAGTGACGGCGAGAACGAAGAAGAACAAGACGAATCGAGCCTGTCGCGGAGAAGCTTCGCGGGATGAAGCCAGTCGCAGCCAAGCTACGACGAATCCATTCTCTCGGCCGCAGGGACCCTTCGCAGAGGAGAGCTGGTCGCGTCCGTGTGTCAAGCGGGTCGCGGCCGGTGAACGCGTTTCGCGGGCTTTGATCGCAAGCGATGAGTGGTCGCGGCCAGT TCGCAGCCAATCTACGACGAATCCATTCTTTCGGCCGCAGGGACCCTTCGCAGAGGAGAGCTGGTCGCGTCCAGGTGTCAACGAAACAACCAGGGAGTTTCGCAGGCCCTCGTCGCGGGAAGAGATGGGTCGCAGCCGTGTGTCGTCAAAATGA